Part of the Vibrio sp. SCSIO 43137 genome, AGTGTCGCATAATATATCAGGAAATGGAGGCGCGTCCCGGAGTCGAACCGAGGTCCACGGATTTGCAATCCGCTGCATAGCCACTCTGCCAACGCGCCATCTTTTTCAAGAACTTCTTCCTGACTACGGGGAGGCATTTTACGCATTCACCCTACTGAGTCAACTCAATTTTTTCATTTTTGAACTGTTTGATTAAATTCCCGTCAGAATCATCAAAATTAGATCTATTTCTAGACAAAACGGGCGGTATTTCTACTGTTCATCATTAGCACAAACAAAAAAAGCGGGACTCTCAGGTTCCCGCTTTTCAGAATACATTTTTATCTATTGGTGCTCTTCGTTCAAAAGGTCATCTTTTGCTGCTGCCAAATACTGGAACATGGACCAATAAGTCAGGAAGGTTGCTATATACAGCGCAGCATAGCCTAACCAAATCATCCAGTCATCATAGCGCCAGACTAACACCCATAAAGCGAACATCTGCGATACGGTTTTTACCTTACCTATCCATGAAACGGCAACACTGGAGCGTTTGCCTATTTCAGCCATCCATTCGCGAAGAGCTGATATGATGATTTCTCTGGCAATCATAGTAATCGCAGGAATCGTCACCCAGATACTGGCAAAGTGCTCAGTGATAAGAATCAGTGCAGTCGCCACCATTACTTTGTCAGCAACAGGGTCAAGAAAAGCACCAAACCTTGAAGTCTGACCTAGCTTGCGGGCCAGCATACCGTCAAAATAATCTGTCACACCAGCAACAAAAAACACCATTG contains:
- the pgsA gene encoding CDP-diacylglycerol--glycerol-3-phosphate 3-phosphatidyltransferase, with protein sequence MRLTIPNILTLLRLVLIPVFVVTFYLPYSWAPFVAAMVFFVAGVTDYFDGMLARKLGQTSRFGAFLDPVADKVMVATALILITEHFASIWVTIPAITMIAREIIISALREWMAEIGKRSSVAVSWIGKVKTVSQMFALWVLVWRYDDWMIWLGYAALYIATFLTYWSMFQYLAAAKDDLLNEEHQ